In Raphanus sativus cultivar WK10039 chromosome 5, ASM80110v3, whole genome shotgun sequence, the following proteins share a genomic window:
- the LOC108838545 gene encoding protein TIC 22-like, chloroplastic, producing MVVLLEGDGPLATLALLKSPGKGFLCIGGDGALSLSVAAPVRRSSGPGLSDDEERLAGVPVASTNTFTQPDEDAEALFNQMKIMGSLWVMLFSKEEDAEALQICLLLLQVFQLKVNGVAFRLIPESTQVKNALKVC from the exons ATGGTGGTTCTCCTAGAAGGCGACGGACCTCTCGCGACGCTGGCTCTCCTCAAATCTCCAGGTAAGGGTTTCTT GTGTATTGGTGGCGAcggagctctctctctctcggtggCGGCTCCGGTTCGTCGAAGCAGTGGTCCGGGACTGTCCGATGATGAGGAGAGGTTGGCGGGTGTTCCCGTTGCTTCGACTAACACGTTTACTCAACCAGATGAAGATGCGGAGGCGTTGTTCAACCAGATGAAGATTATGGGAAGTCTCTGGGTTATGTTGTTCAGTAAGGAGGAAGATGCGGAGGCGTTGCAAA tttgtttgttgttgttgcaggtgTTCCAGTTAAAAGTTAATGGTGTGGCGTTTAGGTTGATTCCTGAGTCTACTCAAGTTAAAAATGCTCTCAAGGTATGTTGA
- the LOC108838544 gene encoding glutathione S-transferase T3-like → MDSNPFLNLNFVSGIGLQSSPIPLFGTQATQDANFEQANPPQRKERRVWTATDDVVLISAWLNTSKDPIVANEQKCGTFWKRIADYMAASPKLAGIEKREQLHCKNRWHKINDQVCKFCGAYEAATRAKTSGQNDNDILKEAHVIYFNKYNKKFTMEHAWKELRYDQKWCLISTDKTCKKRKGEDDVDSSTSHATDNVSGQSVDVMERPPGVKAAKRRGKKPMEEDKEVEGFQRMWQVKEEDWCRKEKQAKIGLLDRLLAKTEPLADYEETLKKKLIAELF, encoded by the coding sequence ATGGATTCCAATccatttttgaatttaaatttcgTTAGTGGCATAGGTTTACAATCTTCCCCCATTCCTTTATTTGGCACGCAAGCCACACAAGATGCAAACTTCGAGCAAGCCAATCCACCGCAACGTAAAGAACGGAGGGTTTGGACAGCAACAGATGATGTGGTCCTCATCAGCGCTTGGTTAAACACCAGCAAAGATCCTATCGTTGCGAACGAACAGAAGTGTGGGACCTTCTGGAAGAGAATAGCAGACTACATGGCTGCTAGTCCGAAGCTTGCAGGCATTGAAAAAAGAGAGCAATTGCACTGCAAGAATCGGTGGCACAAGATCAATGATCAAGTCTGCAAGTTCTGCGGAGCATATGAAGCCGCAACAAGAGCCAAAACTTCAGGCCAAAATGACAATGATATTCTCAAAGAAGCTCACGTTATCTACTTCaacaaatataacaaaaagTTCACTATGGAACACGCCTGGAAGGAGCTTCGCTATGACCAGAAGTGGTGTCTTATATCTACGGACAAAACCTGTAAAAAGAGAAAAGGTGAGGACGATGTTGACTCCTCAACATCTCACGCAACTGACAATGTGAGTGGTCAATCGGTTGATGTAATGGAGCGGCCCCCTGGTGTTAAGGCTGCCAAGCGCCGCGGTAAAAAGCCAATGGAAGAGGACAAGGAGGTAGAGGGCTTTCAGCGGATGTGGCAGGTTAAAGAAGAGGATTGGTGTAGGAAAGAAAAGCAAGCTAAGATAGGTCTACTTGACCGTCTACTGGCTAAAACAGAGCCACTTGCTGACTATGAAGAAACACTAAAGAAGAAGCTCATTGCTGAGTTGTTCTGA
- the LOC108837596 gene encoding uncharacterized protein LOC108837596 — MNKPLFMHIVDRLSNEFEFFRQKRDALGRLSLSPLQKCTAAIRLLAYGSAADTVDEYLRLAESTSRSCLENFVEGIIQLFGDEYLRRPTEADLQRLLYIGEHRGFPGMIGSIDCMHWEWKNCPTTWKGQYSRGSDKPTIVLEAVASYDLWIWHAFFGSPGTFNDINVLDRSPVFDDLIHGQVPQVTYSVNGREYHLTYYLTDGIYPKWATFIQSIPLPQSPQAVLFAQRQEAVRKDVERAFGVLQARFAIVKNPALFWDKVKVGKIMKACIILHNMIVENERDDVVWVNERGGYIRYDISGFQDGEGSHVDLNFSTNTDSMIPDMIPTETTIRDIQMHQQLKDDLVQHIWHKFGHEGDNN, encoded by the coding sequence ATGAACAAACCATTGTTCATGCATATCGTTGATCGACTCTCCAATGAATTTGAATTCTTTCGACAAAAGAGAGATGCTCTCGGAAGGCTTAGTCTCTCTCCACTACAAAAGTGTACAGCAGCCATTCGTCTCTTGGCATATGGTAGTGCTGCTGATACTGTCGACGAATACCTCCGCCTCGCTGAAAGTACAAGTCGGTCATGTTTGGAGAATTTTGTTGAAGGAATAATTCAATTGTTCGGCGATGAGTATCTAAGAAGACCAACAGAAGCTGATCTTCAACGCCTACTTTATATTGGAGAGCATCGTGGATTTCCCGGGATGATAGgaagcatcgactgtatgcattgggagtggaagaatTGTCCCACCACTTGGAAAGGGCAATATTCTCGAGGTTCGGATAAACCAACAATCGTTTTAGAGGCAGTTGCTTCATATGATCTCTGGATATGGCATGCATTTTTTGGATCTCCAGGTACCTTTAATGATATCAATGTTCTTGATCGTtcacctgtttttgatgacTTAATACACGGTCAAGTTCCGCAAGTCACTTACTCCGTTAATGGAAGAGAGTATCATTTAACTTACTATCTCACCGATGGTATTTACCCGAAATGGGCAACTTTTATCCAATCTATTCCACTACCACAAAGTCCGCAAGCAGTTTTATTTGCTCAACGTCAAGAAGCTGTCCGAAAAGATGTCGAGCGTGCTTTTGGAGTCCTGCAAGCTCGTTTTGCCATTGTTAAAAATCCAGCACTTTTTTGGGATAAAGTTAAGGTTGGGAAGATTATGAAAGCATGTATCATACTCCATAATATGATAGTAGAAAATGAACGAGATGATGTGGTGTGGGTAAACGAACGAGGTGGATACATTCGGTATGATATTTCAGGGTTCCAAGATGGAGAAGGTTCACATGTCGATCTCAACTTTTCTACAAATACAGATTCAATGATCCCCGATATGATTCCTACTGAAACTACAATTCGTGATATACAAATGCATCAACAACTGAAAGATGATTTGGTTCAACATATATGGCATAAATTTGGACATGAAGGAGACAACAACTGA